A region of the Arenibacter antarcticus genome:
TTTTTGATGGTTGAAATGTTCTTTTGCTCATCGTGGCCTATTTTTATGATCTACTTAAGTTTCTATTGACAATTATTTGGCATTGGAATTTTGTAAAAGTCTTAGACAAAATCCGGCTGCAAATATACAAAGAGTTTTTGCTTTGACAAATCTAATTAAAAAAATATTTTTTTTAGAATTGTCCACCTACATGCCCGTTCTATTTTATTACTTTTGCAACGGCTTAACGAGAATCAATTATTAACATGAAGCGCTTTGTTATTTTATCTGTTTTTACCCTTTGGCACATAGCGGGCTTAGGGCAAGTGACCTTGGCATATCATTTAAAAAAAGGAGATATCTATAAGGTAAAACAGAAAGCCGAGCAAATCATTACACAGGAATTAGATGGAGCCACCCATGTAATTACCAATCACATTGACGGTGTTTTGGAGTTTAGAGTACTATCTGAGGTAGCGCAGGGGTACGAAATAGCACTCACATTTAAAGATTTAAATCTTATCATAACTTCTAGCATTGAGGGGGAATTAATGAATGTGAAGGCCAAAGAGGTTATTCAAGGGGATATTCAATCTAAAATATTCAATACTATTTTGGAGAACCCGGTGAAATTAATATTGTCAAAAACTGGAGATATCCTTAAAGTACAAGGCGGGGATAGCCTTGTGTCCAAAATGGCAAATGCCTCTGGACTTAAAGACGATTTTGCAATTAACTTGATGAAAAATTCCTTAAAAAAGGAGTTTGGGTCAGAAGCTCTGTCCAATAGCTACAAACAGATGACCTTTATATATCCGATCCAGAAAGTAAGCATCAACGATAAGTGGAAAAATTCCTATAACGGAAAATTAACGACAACCAACACTTGGACCTTGATAGGAATTGCGGACCAAAAAGCAACTATACATGGCAAGGCCAATGTTACCGTGTATAATAAGGATCCCAACACCACCATGAAACTAAAGGGAACTCAAAACACAAGGATTATCTCCAATATCAATACAGGTTTCATTATTAAGATGACTGTGGAAGGAATTTCAACTGGAGTATCCAACTTAGTGCAATTAGGCGATCAGGAATTGCCCACTACTATAAAATCTAAAATAACTTACGAATTAATTAAAAAGGAACATGTTCAACAAAAACTTTAAGCTGATCATTGCTGCGTTAATAATTGCTTATGCGGTATACCAATTTGTAGAAGGCAACATAGGAAACGGAATTTCCCTGATCTTTTTGGCTTCTATTTTTGTATTTCTTTACTTTAGGAACGAAATTATTCTTTTGGCCTTCTTAAAAATGAGGAAGCAGGACCTTGCAGGCACAAAAAAATGGTTGGATAAGATTAAAAACCCAGAAGGTGCACTAACCCAGAAACAACATGGGTACTACAACTACCTTAACGGAATAATTTTCTCCCAGACCAATCTTACTCAGGCGGAAAAATATTTTAAAAAGGCTCTTAAATTAGGCCTTAATATGGATTATGATGTGGCTATGGCGAAATTGAGCCTCGCTGGTATTGCTATGCAAAAACGCAGAAAGCGAGAAGCTACTACTCTGCTAAACGAAGCCAAAAAACTGGACAAACAGAATATGCTTACAGATCAGATTAAAATGATGCAACAGCAAATGAAAAAGATATAGTAATTAGATAGCATGAAACGCTACATATTATTTAGAAATAACAATCGTATTTCACACTAGTAATCCACAGTTTCCAGTGTAGAAAAAATAATCCATATTGCATTTATGATTGCCAATACAAGACTTCCTTAGTCTTGTATTGGCAATTGGTTTATAAATGGATATCTACCTGCATATTACATTAACGGCGCCCACAACCTACTAAAAGATTCCTTAAGCTTTCGCAGTATTCCTCTATTCTCCCATCGCTCTAGAGTAACCTCATCGCAATCTAGCAAGTCTTGATTAAACTGCTCTACCATTTGTTGATTGACCTCTTTATTATAAAGGAGGGCATTGATTTCAAAATTCATGGAAAAGCTCCTATAGTCCATATTGGCCGTTCCTATACTGGAGAACATATCATCAATGACCAGGGTCTTGGCATGCACAAACCCCTTGTTATACCTATAAATATGGATTCCCGAATTTAAACACTCCTCTATATAGGAATCGGTTGCGTATTGAGCTGCCATTGAATCCGATTCGTAGGGGATAATAACCTTCACCTCCACTCCACTCCTCGCTGCTGTAGTCAGCGCTGTTAGAATAGAAGAGTTGGGCATAAAATAGGGTGTTGTGATTAGGATTCGATCCATAGCCGAGTTGATAGCACAAAATATAGCCTCCATAATATTTGCCCAATCACTGTCTGGTCCACTTGCCGCAATCTGGATGGCAACTGGTTTTTTGATATTTGCTTTCTTTTTAGGCAAAAGAATTTCCTCAATTTCCAGCTCCTCTTTGGAGACAAAGTTCCAGCTCAAAACAAAGGAGGATTGTAGTGCACCAACCGCACCCCCCATTATTCGGAGATGGGTATCCCTCCAATATTTATCATTGTCATAGGAATTATCATATTTTTGATCCAGATTAATTCCGCCTACATACCCTATCTGTCCATCAATAACTATAATCTTTCTATGATCCCTATAATTGAGTTTGCTAGTGGAATTGGAAAATAGAACAGGGAGAAATGCAAAGTGCTCCACTCCGCTCTTTGTAAGCTTCTTTTTGTTCTTAGAAGAAATACTGCTTCCTACATCATCATAAATCAACCTAACCAAAACTCCTTCTTCCGCTTTACTACATAGGATATTAATAATTTCGCTCCCCAATTCATTATCGAAGAGGACAAAATATTCCATATGTATATGATGCTTGGCGAGGGCCAAATCATTTCTGAGCTGCTTAAATTTCTCTTCCCCGTTAATAAGTATCTCCACTTCATTATCAAAAGTAAGAACTGCATTTTCGTTGTTTCTCAACAAGCGATAGATCTTGAGTATCCCTTCGCCAAAAAGGTCCTCTAAATCTTGCCTTTCCTCCTTGTTCAGGCTAAATTTGTTACGCCACTTAATTAACCGATCATTGTCTAGGATATACTTTTTTTCAAATATCTTATCCTTTCTATAATCCTGTCCAAAAAAATAGTACACCAATAGTCCCACAAAAGGCAATACGGCCAAAACAAATATATACGAAAGTGTTTTGACTGGGTTCTTATTCTTAAGAACAATCAAAATTGAAAAGGCTATTACCAATAAATAATTTACTCCCAAAAGAATCTTCCAAATATTATCTTTTAGGAAGTCGAACATCTATTTGGAGATTTTATAATATCCTTTGTTGGGAATTTCAATAGTATACTTCTTGTTGCTGCTATTATTAAGGTGTGGTTCTCTTAACCAAGGATTATGTCGCTTTAAAATTT
Encoded here:
- a CDS encoding DUF2892 domain-containing protein — protein: MFNKNFKLIIAALIIAYAVYQFVEGNIGNGISLIFLASIFVFLYFRNEIILLAFLKMRKQDLAGTKKWLDKIKNPEGALTQKQHGYYNYLNGIIFSQTNLTQAEKYFKKALKLGLNMDYDVAMAKLSLAGIAMQKRRKREATTLLNEAKKLDKQNMLTDQIKMMQQQMKKI
- a CDS encoding DUF6263 family protein; its protein translation is MKRFVILSVFTLWHIAGLGQVTLAYHLKKGDIYKVKQKAEQIITQELDGATHVITNHIDGVLEFRVLSEVAQGYEIALTFKDLNLIITSSIEGELMNVKAKEVIQGDIQSKIFNTILENPVKLILSKTGDILKVQGGDSLVSKMANASGLKDDFAINLMKNSLKKEFGSEALSNSYKQMTFIYPIQKVSINDKWKNSYNGKLTTTNTWTLIGIADQKATIHGKANVTVYNKDPNTTMKLKGTQNTRIISNINTGFIIKMTVEGISTGVSNLVQLGDQELPTTIKSKITYELIKKEHVQQKL
- the cls gene encoding cardiolipin synthase; translated protein: MFDFLKDNIWKILLGVNYLLVIAFSILIVLKNKNPVKTLSYIFVLAVLPFVGLLVYYFFGQDYRKDKIFEKKYILDNDRLIKWRNKFSLNKEERQDLEDLFGEGILKIYRLLRNNENAVLTFDNEVEILINGEEKFKQLRNDLALAKHHIHMEYFVLFDNELGSEIINILCSKAEEGVLVRLIYDDVGSSISSKNKKKLTKSGVEHFAFLPVLFSNSTSKLNYRDHRKIIVIDGQIGYVGGINLDQKYDNSYDNDKYWRDTHLRIMGGAVGALQSSFVLSWNFVSKEELEIEEILLPKKKANIKKPVAIQIAASGPDSDWANIMEAIFCAINSAMDRILITTPYFMPNSSILTALTTAARSGVEVKVIIPYESDSMAAQYATDSYIEECLNSGIHIYRYNKGFVHAKTLVIDDMFSSIGTANMDYRSFSMNFEINALLYNKEVNQQMVEQFNQDLLDCDEVTLERWENRGILRKLKESFSRLWAPLM